The Candidatus Pantoea soli genome window below encodes:
- the pstS gene encoding phosphate ABC transporter substrate-binding protein PstS, giving the protein MTLMRSTVARILAATFAVSAVSAFAATDLTGAGGTFPAPVYAKWAAEYQQATGSKINYQGIGSSGGVKQIIAKTVDFGASDAPMKEEDLQKNGLFQFPTVIGGVVLAVNIPGVKSGQLTLDGKTVGDIYLGNIKKWNDPAITKLNPGIKLPDTNINVVRRADGSGTSFVFTSYLSKVNEEWNSKIGKGNTVNWPTGLGGKGNDGVAAFVQRLPGSIGYVEYAYAKQNNLTYTKLMDADGKAVAPGETSFANAAKGADWSKTFAQDLTFQKGNDAWPITSTTFILIYKQQANAEKGSEVLKFFDWAYKGGSKTATALDYAALPESVANQVRAAWKANIKDSSGKALYQ; this is encoded by the coding sequence ATGACACTGATGCGTAGCACCGTAGCCCGAATCCTCGCCGCCACCTTCGCCGTAAGCGCGGTTTCTGCTTTTGCCGCCACCGATCTGACGGGCGCAGGCGGGACATTCCCGGCACCGGTTTATGCCAAGTGGGCAGCAGAATACCAGCAAGCCACCGGTAGCAAAATTAACTATCAGGGTATTGGTTCTTCGGGCGGCGTGAAGCAAATCATCGCCAAAACCGTTGATTTTGGTGCGTCCGATGCGCCAATGAAAGAAGAAGATCTGCAGAAAAACGGCCTGTTCCAGTTCCCGACCGTGATTGGTGGCGTGGTGCTGGCTGTTAACATTCCGGGCGTGAAATCGGGTCAGCTGACGCTGGACGGTAAAACCGTCGGTGATATCTACCTCGGCAACATCAAAAAATGGAACGACCCGGCGATCACTAAACTGAATCCGGGCATCAAACTGCCTGACACCAACATCAACGTGGTGCGCCGCGCGGATGGTTCCGGCACCTCTTTCGTGTTCACCAGCTACCTGTCTAAAGTGAACGAAGAGTGGAACAGCAAAATCGGCAAAGGCAACACCGTTAACTGGCCAACCGGTCTGGGCGGTAAAGGCAACGATGGCGTGGCAGCATTTGTCCAGCGTCTGCCGGGCTCCATTGGTTACGTGGAGTATGCCTACGCCAAGCAGAACAACCTGACCTACACCAAACTGATGGATGCAGACGGCAAAGCCGTGGCTCCGGGTGAAACCAGCTTCGCTAACGCGGCGAAAGGCGCAGACTGGAGCAAAACCTTTGCGCAGGATCTGACCTTCCAGAAAGGCAACGACGCGTGGCCAATCACCTCCACCACGTTCATTCTGATCTACAAACAGCAGGCGAACGCGGAGAAGGGCAGCGAAGTGCTGAAGTTCTTTGACTGGGCTTACAAAGGCGGCAGCAAGACGGCCACCGCGCTGGATTATGCCGCTCTGCCGGAAAGCGTAGCGAACCAGGTGCGCGCTGCCTGGAAAGCCAATATCAAAGACAGCTCCGGTAAAGCGCTGTACCAGTAA